DNA sequence from the Pogoniulus pusillus isolate bPogPus1 chromosome 7, bPogPus1.pri, whole genome shotgun sequence genome:
AGGTGAGCAAAACAgaggttttttttggtcagGATAAAATTTTAGTATCATCTGGGCTGCTTTTGATTCTGAAACAAGCATTTAAAATGTCTTCCCTTACAAAGTGCATTTGATTGCACCATTCCTGattgcatcagcaatggtgtggtcagcaggagcagggaggtcattctgcccctgtactctgcactggttagaccacaccttgagtactgtgttcagttctgggcccccccagtttaggagggacattgagatgcttgagcgtgtccagagaagggcgacgaggctggggagaggccttgagcacagccctacgaggagaggctgagggagctgggattggttagcctggagaagaggaggctcaggggcgaccttattgctgtctacaactacctgaggggtggttgtggccaggaggaggttgctctcttctctcaggtggccagcaccagaacaagaggacacagcctcaagctatacCAGGGCAAATTcaagctcgaggtgaggagaaagttcttccctgagagagtcattggacactggaatgggctgcctggggaggtggtggagtcgccgtccctggagctgttcaaggcaggattggacgtggcacttggtgccatggtctagccttgagctctgtggtaaagggttgggcttgatgatctatgaggtctcttccaaccttggtgatactctgatactgtgtgtgtgatttCTCATCCATTTGTCTGTCAGTCTGATGCCTAGGGTGGAAGCTGAGTTCCTGTTTCTATTCTCTGTCTAAGAGATGAGCTGAAAATATCTGTGGGGAATTAGTGCCAACTGCACATGCATGTACTTAAATGAATCGATATACCCATTTATTCTTCTTTGTCATTTATGCTGACCTGGTTTTGTCATCTATACTGAAGTTTAatagatgaggagaggctgagggagctggggttgtttagcctggagaagaggaggctccggggggacctcactgctgtctacaactacctgaagggacattgtagcctgctggggggtggcctcttctccccggtaaccagcaacagaacaaggggacacagtctcaagttgtgccagggaaagtataggctggatgttaggaggaagttgttgtcagagagagtgattggcattggagtgggctgcccagggaggtggtggaggcaccgtccctgggggtcttcaagaaaagcctggatgaggcacttagtgccatggtctggttgactggctagggctgggtgctaggttggactggatgatcttggaggtctcttccaacctggttaattctattattctatgatgctgATATAAATTTCCCagagttaggaaaaaaaaatatatgttagagattcatagaatggtttgagttggaaaggaccttaaagttcatctaggaccaaccccccaccatgggcaaggatTATTTATTAGTTTTATTAATAAGATTCATAGTCTCTTGTTCTGAAGGGGAAGCTGATTTTGGTGCTTCTATGAAATCTCATTTTTCAGAGCATCTACCTCTTGTTGAGCTCATGTACAAAAGATGTTTCCAGCTTTACAGTCCACAGTTAACTTTAGAAAAAGTTGCTTGATGATGCTCCAATCTATTTGAAACAGAATATACATGAAATTGAAATGGTATCACTGTGCTTTGAGAATGACTCCAATACAAGAGTACAGACAGGAAGAAACAGTCTCTCTTACAGCTGGGTtggagaaaatgaaaagcaattcAAACTTGTTTTAGCAAAAGAATAAGTCAGGGGGTACTTCCAGGTCCTGATAATCTGGGTCAAAGATAGCTCAAACCCTATACTTCAAATAGCTGCCTGAGCCCTTTAAGTTCTCCTATCTCCTCAGTATGACCCAGGTAATGACATTTCAAAACTAGAGCTAAAATTACTGAACCTTTGCTGGTGCTGTGTTAGTTCCACTGTGGCAGAGGAACAAGCAAGCCTGGCTTATGTGCACTTGTTGTGACAgtacagaatcctagaatcagtcagggttggaagggaccacaaggagcagccagttccaactcccctgccatgcccagggacaccctaccctagagcaggctgcacacagcctcacacagcctggccttaaacacctccagccatggggcctcaaccacctccctgggcaacccattccagcctctcaccactcccatgctcaacaacttcctcctcacctccactctcaagctccccacctccagctttgctccaagagagatgctgaggtgctggaacatgtccagagaagggcaacaaggctggtgaaaggcctggagcacaaaccctatgaggagaggctgggggagctggggttgtttaggctggagaagaggcggctcagaggtgacctcattgctgtctacaactgcctgaaggaagattgtagccaggtggctaCAGGCaacccaggcaaccaccaacaaaagaaggggacacagtctcacgttgtgccgggggaggtctaggctggatgttaggaggaagttgttgtcagagagagtgattggcattggaatgggctgcccagggaggtggtggagttgccatctctggaggtgttgaagccaagcctggctgaggcacttagtgccatggtctggttgcttggccaggtctgggtgctagtttggactggatgatcttggaggtctcttccaacctggttgattctatgattctatgactttttagTGCTGTACAGCTGCTTGATCTTAACACACtagaacataagccatgggttcAGAATGTATAAAGGGGAACAGTACTGAGTTAAGTAAGTAGAGGGTCAAAGTGACCTTAAGAACATTGTAGCAGACAGAGTTATGTGGAATATGAGCCTGTGGTTTGTTAACCTTTGCTTATGTAGTTGCTAAAGTACAAGGTCTGTCTTAATGAGGTAtgtactgaggtctgtcttaatgaccaattaggatttggcatgatcttttagcttgtatgttaAGGTTTATAACCAAGTACTGGAAGTGCAATAAACAGAACTTAGCttgcacaagatacaagcaggtacttacagtatatgcagctatagacagaaatagacaagttaaaaaggtaatacagaaacacagcagccctcccagaaaccagagtccccagtaggggctcccagccacccttccacctcctttccactcctctaccttatcccagactttgccttacattcaagatgagtttagagaatcagccaggggagttaggaagcagataaattagcaggttagagagagaagggaggcagccaaagccagacagcaactctgttctctatgtttgtgtccttgttcttatccatctcagcaagcctctgagtgcagcagccatccccactgtttcctttccacagcctagcatctaattcttctcaccaaagtatcccagctaggctccaaCTAGCACAGTTCTGGGGTTTGTTTATGCACAGTGCTGTATTTCCTGGATCACCCATTGTTTGGGTTGCCTTGTTTTCACTCCATTGAGCGTGTCTGAAGTCAGGCATATCAATAAAGTTACTAAGTCTTTTCAAATAGGTGTATATGCCTTGTAAATAATTCTTCTCTTACCTTTTAGATTCCCAGATTGTGATGAGCCGTATCCTCGTCTGGTTGACCTCAATTTAGCTGGGGAGCCCACAGAAGAGGCCCCAATGGCAGTCCAGAGGGATTATGGCTTTTGGTGTCCTCGGGAGCTGAAAATAGACCCTGATCTGGGTTACTCTTTCCTGAGGGTACGGGACTGCTCCCCTCCTTGCCCGAACATGTATTTTCGGCGCGAAGAGCTCTCCTTCGCTCGCTACTTCATCGGAGTCATCTCCATCGTCTGCCTTTCTGCCACCTTGTTCACCTTTCTAACCTTTCTAATCGACGTCACAAGGTTTCGCTACCCGGAAAGGCCGATAATCTTTTATGCTGTCTGTTACATGATGGTCTCGCTCATCTTCTTCATTGGCTTTCTGCTTGAAGACCGAGTGGCCTGTAACGCCTCGAGCCCCGCCCAGTACAAAGCTTCCACCGTGACACAAGGCTCTCACAACAAAGCTTGCACCATGCTCTTCATGGTGCTCTATTTCTTTACCATGGCTGGCAGCGTTTGGTGGGTCATTCTCACCATTACGTGGTTCTTGGCAGCTGTGCCAAAATGGGGCAGCGAAGCCATCGAGAAGAAAGCGTTGCTCTTCCACGCCAGCGCCTGGGGCATTCCAGGGACTCTGACCATCATCCTCTTAGCCATGAATAAAATTGAAGGTGACAACATTAGCGGCGTATGTTTTGTTGGCCTCTATGACGTGGATGCCTTGAGGTACTTTGTCCTCGCACCTCTCTGCCTGTACGTTGTTGTCGGcgtttctcttctgctggctggcATCATCTCGCTCAATCGGGTCCGCATCGAAATCCCCTTAGAGAAAGAGAACCAGGACAAGCTAGTCAAGTTCATGATCCGGATCGGCGTGTTCAGTGTTCTGTACCTCGTGCCGCTCCTGGTTGTCATTGGCTGCTACTTCTATGAGCAGGCATATCGAGGTGTGTGGGAGACGACCTGGATCCAAGAACGCTGCAGAGAATATCACATCCCATGTCCCTACCAGGTGAGGAAAACCAATAAGGCATGTTGAGGAGTGCAGGAAATGGATAATGAGAGGGTAATGGATaatgaggtgaggagaaagttcttcactgagagagtcattggacactggaatgggctgcccggggaggtggtggagttgccgtccctggagctgttcaaggcaggattggacgtggcacttggtgccatggtctggccttgagctctgtggtaaagggttggacttgatgatctgtgaggtctcttccaaccttgatgatactgtgatactgtggtatgTTGTGACTTCACTTGTTACCTCTAACTTCAAGTGCTGCTTTTTCTACAAGGGGAGGTTCTTGCCATACTTGTGTCATTTGGGCAGTGCCTTGTGGAAGATTTGGTATTAATGGAAAACTTGAGGTGCATCAGCTGCTATTACTCATGGAGTTTCTAGGCTGTCTGGATTAtttttggagatctcttccaacctggttggttctattccATTCAATTCTATACAGGACATTAAGATGTTATTTCAAACTGTGTTCAAGAGGAAGACTCAATTATTTTCATTCATTACAGGTGCATTAGAAGTTTTACTCTGAAGGAACTCTGGCATTTAAACTGAATTGTCATCAGCCTGATTACTGCTTTTTCTAGCTCTGTCTCTAACAGTTTTGTTTCTCTGGTTAGCCTAGAGGTTCTCTGCTTTGTTTAGAGCAGTCTATGCATGTGTCAGAAATCTCTGTATAAAATCTTGCTTGAAGTATCTGCTGAAGAAAAACCAAGGCTTAAGGCTCATAGTTTTTGTTTTTCAAGAAGATTACACTTACCTGCTCAGTTGGTTTAATTGTGTCATTGCAGGAACAGAAGCCTCTAAGAGCATTAGATATCAAACTGTCCACTCTCTACTTCAGTGTTACACTGGTGCATTTGCAAGGAGAGTGTTGTCAGCATTAATTATTTGCTGCCTACATTTCTTTTTGAGCCAAAGCAGCAAACTGGCTTTGGAATGATATTGCatagctcatagaatcacagaatggtttgggtaggaggg
Encoded proteins:
- the FZD3 gene encoding frizzled-3 — encoded protein: MARSWMFCYLWLLDVLVGHTRGHSLFSCEPIILRMCQDLPYNTTFMPNLLNHYDQQTAALAMEPFHPMVNLECSRDFRPFLCALYAPVCMEYGRVTLPCRRLCQRAYSECSKLMEMFGVSWPEDMECTRFPDCDEPYPRLVDLNLAGEPTEEAPMAVQRDYGFWCPRELKIDPDLGYSFLRVRDCSPPCPNMYFRREELSFARYFIGVISIVCLSATLFTFLTFLIDVTRFRYPERPIIFYAVCYMMVSLIFFIGFLLEDRVACNASSPAQYKASTVTQGSHNKACTMLFMVLYFFTMAGSVWWVILTITWFLAAVPKWGSEAIEKKALLFHASAWGIPGTLTIILLAMNKIEGDNISGVCFVGLYDVDALRYFVLAPLCLYVVVGVSLLLAGIISLNRVRIEIPLEKENQDKLVKFMIRIGVFSVLYLVPLLVVIGCYFYEQAYRGVWETTWIQERCREYHIPCPYQVTQMSRPDLILFLMKYLMALVVGIPSVFWVGSKKTCFEWASFFHGRRKKEVVNESRQVLQEPDFAQSLLRDPNTPIIRKSRGTSTQGTSTHASSTQLAMMDDQRSKAGSVHSKVSSYHGSLHRSRDGRYTPCSYRGVEERLPHGSMSRLTDHSRHSSSHRLNEQSRHSSIRDLSSNPMTHITHGTSMNRVIEEDGTSA